One Podospora pseudopauciseta strain CBS 411.78 chromosome 4, whole genome shotgun sequence genomic window, CAGGGAATGATGAGTGGCGAGAGTATGGGAATGTTATGGTTCTTGGAAGCGCCACTGCATTCGATTCATTCAGTGAATGCTGTTTGTTTTGTGGCTTCAGTTTCTTCGTGATCGCATGAAGCCCATCGGCAAGTTTGATTTCGTCCTTGTCATCGAGAGCTGACCGTTCAAGATCAAGAGGTACTTTTCGCCCACTCGCAACGGCACCCAGGAGAAAATGACGTATGTGCTCTTGCATCGAATTCGACACCTCCTCTGTATCACAAAGTCTTCAAATGTCAGTCAAGACTCGGCTCTCAGCACAAGAGAACGACTCACATTTCCAGAAGAGATCCTATATCTTCCAGAAATAGGTAATCTAGTTCTGCCTCCCTCTGCAGgtcctctccgccgccaccgacaCCGAGCTCTGCAATATCTTGTCCATTGGAGAGACGCGTAATTATGGGCTGGATCCAGACCACAGAAGAGAGGTTTTTCTGCACAGTTGGGCAGTAATTTCCCTTCTCGCAGCTATGCAGTCGGACGTTCTGATCGAGTGTGAGACAACCTGAGTGGTAGGTATTTCCACACATGAATCCGACAAGGGCAGGGGCTTCATGGGAGAGGTGAAACTGTGTCCCGAATCTGTTGTCGGTATCCTTGGCCACGAGAGATTGATAAATTGACATCTTGTAGTCATCCACATGAATCTGTCCTAGCATCAGCAAGAGCCTTTTGCTGACAATGAGAAGCTCGTACCTTGGTTTTAAGGGCTTTGGACAATACGATCCAGACGTCTTCGTAACTGTGCTTGAGTCAGCAAGGTATTACAGTGGCTCCTGTCAAAAGATGTACCCGTATGTCCAGGCTTGAAAGTGGAAGATGGTGTCTGTAGGGTACTTTGACACCTTCTCCAGCAGTTCGCGAATGCCCTCAGACTTTGGAGGAAAGTCGACGTCATCGACAAAAGACGTATCAATATAAATTGTATCCAATGTCTTGAGCCCACAAGAATACTCAATTAGCGGTGGTGATCTTGCTATGGCACTCACGAACCACGGCTCGCTTCTGATATCACCGGTGTAAAGCGCTGCCTTGCCTCCACCTTCGAACACTACGACTGTCAGTATTATGAATAAGATGGCGGAGCATTCTGCCAGACGTACGAAACATAACAGCGCCGGGGCAGTGGTTCGCATTGAACAAGGTAACTTGAATGCGGTTGCCTGGCTCGAGCTCCAACACAGTGGGTGTTTCTAAAGGTAGCGGCTTCTACAGTTCACTCAGTAATCGTGCCGCCCAGTGGACAAACTCGAGACTCATACCAATAGGGTCTTGAGGTGACGGTATGTTTGGACTCGGGCCTCTAAGATGCCCTTGGCGTAGTTGATGCGACATGGAAATCGTTCAAGTCGAAGGAGCATCTCTTTAGTGGCCGCGGAACAATAAACACTGGACATCTCCAAGTTAGAATTATCCAAGAGAGCGCAATCATAGGGAAACATACAATGGTGACCGTAAAGTCTCCAGACCAGCGAGGTGGTCGCTGTGGATATGGCTAAGAAAGCAGGCGAGTGGAGGGCGGAGATCTGGGCGGGGGCGAAAGAAGTCGACCCTGATGTCCGGAAATTCGGCTACTAATCCATTGAAGGTCGACATGACTGCTGTGTCTTGCTGAAGAAGTGAACTGCCTCATGATTGTTTTGCTACTCCAAAGTGGCCGTCTGAGTGTCCCCTGGCAGTTCCAGGCGAGACAGGAAAGGATGATGCTTGTCGTTGAAGCTCCAGCCCCACACAAGCTATCGACGCCAAAAACGGCTCGTGCCCCGCCCCCGCGTTGGTGTCGCCTGCCAATGCAGTCTTGGCCTTCCAAAGTTCCTCGTCTTCAACTTGGCATCTGTGCTCTGTCAAGCCACCGAGTGGCTAAGATGATCTGTTGGACTGCCACGATTTCCTACTCCAGAGACACACTGCTAGATCAGGATATTTCCCTATCTCCTCGCATTGCACTGCGTTGCACTCATGACGCATGTCCGATGAAATATTGGAGAAACGGCCAGCAGACATTGGCCCAAGCGCCCCCGCTATTCCCAGGATGGCAGCCAACGGTGCATCAGCGTCATCTTCAACCCCTGGGCTATCGCTGGCGGCTCTCTGGCGGCACCGATCCGTTTCATATCCGGCGCTGTTAAGGAACAGCAGCCCGCCCGCCCATCCATCATCGCCATGCTACATTTCATCCAAACTCCCGTCCCAATCACTGCATCTTTTGCCCCTCCATCGCTGGGCTTCCGCGTCGCTTGATCCCCCAAGTCATGGCTGTCGCTCTTAGCTCCCAGGTCCTGGAGTCGCTGCTAACCCCGGGGCGCCTGGTTCTTCTTTCCGTCCTGTTTGTGGTGGTCTCATTCATCGTCGACATTTCCCGGTTACCCAGCTGTCCAGACTCTCTCCCTCGCGTGGGATTTGGTCGAGGCCTGGTCGCGTCTGTCAAGAACTGGGTGTATTATGTTTCGCGCTATAATGATTGGATTGCCGATGGTTATGAGAAGGTGCGCACCGTACTCTTATCCCTACTGCGAGGCGTCTGCGTGGCGTCCTACTGACATAGACGTGCGGTAGTACAACAAGAAGGGTCGTGCCTTTGTGGCTCCTAATTCCCCGAGCCGCCCTCTAGAGATTGTGGTTCCCAAGTCCCAAACAGCGTGGATGCTCGAACAGCCAGACCGAGTGCTCTCTACAAAAGAAGCTCATCGCGACTCTCTATTTAACGACTACCAGTTTGGAGTTGATGATCAGTTTCCGATTCGCACGATACACAAGCACCTTGCCCGCAATATTGTCAATTTGCTACCTGGAATCGAGAAAGAGGTTCATGCCTCCATCGACGATGTCTATGGGACAGATACGGAGAACTGGAGGACGCTGAATATCTGGAACTCTTTGATTGGCATCGTCTCCAGAGTTACAAACCGAATGCTGGTCGGCGATCCGCTTTGCCATAATGAAGAGTTCCTCAAGAACCAGGTGGCCTTCGCTGACGCTATCGTTCGCAATGGCTTGATCATGAACTTCTTCCCGAAGGTGTTCCACCCCATTGTCGGCCCTCTTGTCACCATTACAAACCGCCGAGCATGGCGCAAGACCTACGAAATCGGGAAGCCTGTCATAGAGCAACGTCTCCGGGACATGGGACGCATAGACTCTGGCGCTGACGTGCAAGTGCCAGAAGATATGCTCACCTGGCTCATCCGACAGGCCAAAGCCGAAGGCGCAGCAGAAGAACTCAGCCCGGTCATGCTCTCCAAGCGCCTGCTACCCGTCGAGTTTGCCGCTATTCATACAACGGTGCTAACAGCTTCGAATGTTCTTCTCGACCTCGCATCATCAGACCCATCTCTGGGCTACATCGACGCCATTCGCAAAGAGACCTCCCAGGCCTTGAGGGAAGGAAATGGTCACTGGACGAAGGACAGCCTAGCAAATCTCCATCTTACAGACAGCGCTATCAAGGAAAGCATGCGCGTTAGTTATTTCGCCAGGTGCTTGACCCACAGGAAGGTGATTGCACCTGAAGGAGTGACGAATCCAACAGAGGGATGGCACGCGCCCGAGGGGTCATTTCTCACCCTGGACCTTGCTGGAGTACATCTTGATCCAGAAGCGTTTCCTGAGCCCGAGAAGTATGATGCCTTCCGGTTTGTGAAGTTGAGAGAGCAGCTCGATCCGAAGAATCCTGAGGAGGCAATGAAGATCAAGAGACTGGGGATGGTAACTACGAGCCCGGAACACTTGACCTTCAGCCATGGGAGGCACGCATGGTATGCTTTCTATCCTGTGGCAATTATGTATCGGCATGCACTAACATTCAGAATAGCCCTGGGAGGTTCTTTGTCGCGCATGAGTTGAAGATGATCCTGGCGTATTTACTAAATAATTACGACATCAAGCATATAGAGAAAAGGCCGCAGAACGACTGGGTGGGCGCCACTGTTATTCCGCCAATGGCAGCCACGTTAGAggtcaagaggaggaagatttGATTGCGGCTTCTACATTGAATACTTGGAGGTTATCTTTGGGTATATACAGGACGACTTTCACGACTTTCACTTTTCAAGATGAGCGCAGCGTTGGGTTGGATATCTAGATTGATTTAGGATATTCAGGGATGAGGTTTTCCGCAACGACCGATATTTATTATGATACAAGCTTTACAGCATCACAACCAACGACTTGAACTACAGCAACAAGGtcaatatatatatacaatTTCACCCTTGGTATGATAGTGTTTGGGGAGTTTCGGCACCATGGCGGTGATGCACAAGGGAACGGAGAGAGTGGAGGGCAATGAGGCGGAACAGTATATTGTAAGGTACAAGGCCACATACCATATCCCGTTGTTTGTCTAGAGCATCGCCGAAATCGAGGGTCCTTTCAGTCTAGTCTTTTTGACCATGCACCCTTATTCATTCCCTTTAGAGCTCAGGACGGGACATCTTTCACAACACCGGACGTCAATAGCCAAAAAGGGCCCCCATGGCTCCAGATTATCTTGGGAGTCAAAGGACCAAATAATCCTCCTGCACCCCAAGGTCAAAGGAGATACTTGATGGATCTTCCGCCCGAATTACGTGAAATGATTTTTGACTTGCTGATCAGTCTTGAAAGGCTACAGAAAGCCTAAAAGACTGCAACAAGTTCAAAATATCTACAGTAAGTTGAAAGACCACAACAGCCTTAAAACCTCACCAAACTATAGCATttcaaaaaaagaagaagcacaaCTTCAATTCAGAACACCCAACCTACTAAATCACTGATCATATCCCTTGGTTGACCCAGTTCCTCCCTCTTACTTACTCTCTCATCAGAGTTCAAATGAATGGCAGTAGCATCAATGCTACCCAGAGCCCCAAACCTTCCGTCAAATTCTAGGTACCTTGtaacacaacaacaacaacaaccatcaccctccaaaCTAGGTAATCTGCTCGCACCCTCATCTCTTCCTATTTCCTTGCCCGCCCCCAACGgcaaataaaaaaaagaatgagTAACAGCAACTACCTttccacacccaccaccaccaccaccaccaccagggtGACAGCCTGCGTAACCACACCTTCTTTCTCAGTCTGTGATACCaagccctcccctccccgcaaaaaaaaaaaaaaaagaacaaaaaacTTCCAGACCGACCCGGTAACACAACATTCTCGCCTCATCCCACTCATCGTTgaagcccaacaccaccaccatcgtcacTTCCACCGCACCACACCTCGCCTCAAACTTCTGGTCTCATTCACCCCCAACTCCTGCCTCACCTCCACAGGCCACCTCGTCACCTTCCCATTAAACACCGGAAAACTCGACAAATTCGTCCGCGGCGCATACTCCATGTccaacaccacaacccccaaactAGGCACATTCCCCACCgatacctcctccccatccgcctattccccccatcatcatcagttagcatctttctcttcttccctcaCAAGTCTCAAAAAGTATAGGGTAGTGACTCACCCCCTTAATCCCAattcccacctccctcttcaaatACCCAACCACACTCTCCCTGTCCAAATCCTTCAAAGTTCCATTCCCAACCCTAATGTCCTGCACCGGCACgctctccctcgccacccCCTCACACGGCATCCCCAGCAGCGTCATCCGTCCAATGCTCTCCCCCCTGATAAACAAACTCACCGTCGCCGGCAACCTCCCCGCCagctcccccctctccacgctcatctccaccacccaatAATCCCTCGTCGTTCCCTTGCCCATCCGGTTCAAAGGTCCCGTCTCCAGCGTCGTCGCCCCGTCATCCCCAGCCATGTCCCCGTAAAGCGCATTCACCTTTGCCCTGACCTGCTCCGCCCTCGTCTCAGCCGGGAGACTCCAATCGGGCAGTTCCGGATACGTGTACCCAAACACGCTGACATTAGCGACAGTGTTACTCGTGTGGAACTCTAGTAGCGTGCTGTTGCCattggtggtggcggcagATGGAGCCCGGAAAAAGGGCTTGAGTGGGCTGTCAGCCGTGATCACCGTGTTGGCAGGAGTTCCAAACTGCCCGCCAGACAAAGCGCTGCTTGTAAACATCGAGTTGTTGTAGTAAATTGTTTGCCACATGGCCACCAGCCTGTCGACGTTGCAGTGGTGTAGCATACTAGAGACTTGTTAGCCAAcgacaacaaaagaaaaagggaaaagggtgTAACACACAACAGCGGCTCAAAGGCCGACCAGTTAATATCGGCCATGGTCCCGTTATTGCACCCTGCACGAAGATGAATCAAGTTGTGGGCATTCTCAAAGCTCGAGCTGCTCATCCCGTCATAGGTGTTGACCCGAGTAAAGACATCATACTACGACAACTTCCCCATTAGCCGCCGGCCCAACCATGCTCATCAAGCCATCTGAAGCTAGGTGCCTTACCACACTCCCTGTCAAATCCCTCGCCGCCAAAAGTAACCCCTCGTTGGACTCGTTGGCATCATTTAGCACACCCCCAGATCGAGAACATCGTATTGTCTGCGGGTAGTGCGTCAGGGCGCTATCACCAAAtccctcttcaacctttAATCGTTGAAACTTGTAAGTGTATAGCGGGTTCGGTATGACTCTTCGTCCCTCTGGTGCCTGCACCGTCATGTTGAGCCTTGTAGCTGCTACAGGCAACGCTGGATTCATCGCCCAGTCCCAGTATGGCTGCCGCAACGACTCTGCCGCTGCCATGTACTCGGGAAGCAGATCTGGGGGGTATCTAGACGCGATGTCAACCGCGCGAGCCACCAATATTTGCTACCGAGAGAAAACATGTGAGTTTCGTGGGGGTCAAGGAATCAAGCAGGGCAAATGCAATGCCACCAACGTACCTCAAACAGAGCTACATATGGCCTATGCCAAGTTTGAAAAAGAAGTTCCTTTTATGTCACAGATCAGCAAACCACTCTCAGTACCCCCCACAATCCTAAACCAAAAGCCTCGTTGGGCATACATACACCATGAGGACAAAACCCCCTATTAGAAGGCGCCCCATCTACATGCCCTACTCCGTTCCACGCACTGTGGGGATAACCATGAATACCTGGGCAAAAGCCGTCAGCAAGCTATTGCCGAATTTGGGAGGTTGTGATGCCGAGACGGTGTCATGTATTACCCACCTGCTACCGCGAAGTACGATAACTCGTTCGTCTCGTTGAGCGCCTGTAATTCTGATAGGGCCAGAATGTAGAGATGCCTACACATTGACAAATCAGATCCCCAGACTCCCGGCTGTCAAAATTTCTGTGTCATGGTGATACCATTGTGCCCCTCCCTTTGCCCATAGCCCATTGATATTGAGTCTGGCTGGAGGTTTCCCTGTAACCTTGTCAATGCCCGTCCTGACGCCGATCACAGGAATAGGGGTCGCGGAGGCTAGCGCAGGTGAcgatgagggtgatgatgggggcgAGGACGCGGGGGTTGTCGACTGAGCCGCAGCCCATGGGAGGGCCACGGCCACCATGCAGAGTGAAGCGGTCCTCCGCATTGCTTCCAAGAGAGATACAACCACACCGATGACTCAGTCAGGCATGAAAATACTGCAAAAGGGAgtgaaaagagaagaaggcggggAGTCGGCAACTATACCGCCAAGCCCTTTCAGGAGAGAAAGCGGGCTGCCTCTTCCGCTTTATCATAGTGGCGAAGAACCCGCCCTCCTGGACGACGCCAGTTCTTGTCGGGTCCGCTTCTGCAGGGAAAACTGTAACAATATCACCAACTTTGTGGTCTTGGGCACAGGACCTTCTCGCTGAATCATACATGCCATACGGATGAGTGACTCTTCCGGTGTCCGAACTTCAGGTGGGTAGCCACGAGCAGCAGTAGTGGGGGATGTCCGATAAAGGGAAGCATGTCTGAGAATAGAAAGGCTGTGTCGATGTTTCGCCGCTGTCGTCtctgtttgttgttgtttatGGGGTGTGTAGTGTAACCAGGCCCCGGGAGGACGGGCGTCTGCGTCCCGCGGCAATGGGGTTTTCGTAGAGGATAATTGATCCAGAGGCTGCAGGCATCTCGTATCGCTTTCTATGTCTTGTGCGCTTCAAAAAGAACAAGCACGGCGCTGTCATCACACTCCTTCTGCTGGTTGCCGACAGGATAAGGCCACGGCTGACCCACGAGGGCACAACACAAAAGCAGGCCGACCGTTTCTCCTGTcgaggtggtgtttggatAGAAGGCGGGCGGGACCTGCGGCATGGCGACATGGAAGACGGGTTATCACATCCCATGACTTCCTTGCTCTCCCCCGTCGTGTTTCCGGCGTCTTGGTATCTTGTCGTCGGGCGTCATCTGCCGTGATAGCTCCTTAGGCTGGATGGACCATGCTGACAGCGTGGGGGTGACGGCGACAAAGTTTGCTTCCTGTGCCAGGCCATAGGTCCGGGCTCGGCCCGTCGTCATTGTACGTCTGTATCGGTGGAAAGCCACGCCATGATGGGTAAGGGAATGACTAAAGTTAAGAACAAGAAAAATAAGAGAAGACACGGGGCCCAACGAAGGCCTTTGCAGATGCCGTGTGCTAGCCCAACTCCCCGACAATGCCAGGGAAGCGTGAGTGTGGCTTGCTCCTTCCCAAGTTCTTCAACAGTCTAGGCTGAAGCGGAGTCGGGAATGGAAGGAGCACATCAGCTCTCTCATCAGCCTCTCATGAGAGTCAGTCACCAACGGCGAAACCCGCAGAGACCGAACAGTCCATCCTCTCCAGTTCGCTACCTATGTCTGAAATGTTTTACACAGCACCTCGGTCTTCTCTCAGCAACGACACCGCTCATTATGCGAACATAGTGACACAATACTCGCTGTGTGTCTCTGTGGGACCTGTATCTACCTCACCTTGGCACTGAACTTTCCTTCCTCATGAAGAACCGAAGTCAAAATCCTAGTTAGCCGCCTCAAACCCAAGgccaagaaacaaaaaaaggggCCCCAAAGTTGCCCCGCCATTTGGTTGTCGTCGAGCAGCagctccccccccttccccccatctGCCCCTCCCTTCCCGCAACGCGGGGAAGTCCTAGCTCTCCCGCTTTGGCATCCGCGCCTAGCTCGGGGGTTCAATGTCAGGGAAAAAATATACCTACCCCTGTGCCTTTAATTGCCCAATGCACTTGCAAATGTACTTGTGATTTTTGGGCCGAAAACGCGTGGGTTTAGCTGCTTATGGTGAATGCAACATTCGGAGTGTTGATGCCTACCGGGGGTGGccagagagggagggggctcGCCTCAAGGTATACAGATACGTGGTCTGTGACACCTGGATATCTCCTGTATCTATCTACCGACCAAGTTAATCTGTTGTTGACTTCCGGGACTCGGACAAATTCCCCAGATCCTACAAGTTTGCGCAGCACCGAGTCGTCCCAAGGCGTGGTACTTTTGAGGGGGAGCAAGAAGGGTGTTTGTCACCTTTGAACTGGAGTGACTTGCCATGCGGGGTCAAGAAAGAGATCGGGCTGCCATACAATTCCCATGTGATTGATATTGAATGAGGGGCTCATGGGCGTGTCCGGTGTCAAAAAGACTCCTCTGCTAAGCATGAGCCCATAGCCCTCCCTCGCCGTGTTCGGTGCCGACCATCCGAGTCCAAAACCGACTGCCCACTTTTCATGTCGTGAAGGCGAGTGTTGAGCATGGATGCCGTTGTCCAACCAGGTCGAAAGCAGCGGGACCTGCAGCTTTTTTATCGTGCTGTTATATTGTATCGCCTTGGTATGAACTGACACTCTCGGTGCAAGATAGATTGCTAATCCCGTGACACGGATCTTGGCGTCTTCCTGCCCACCACATGCTGTGTGATGTGACCAAAGGGCATCCTGTTAATAATAAGTTGGCATCAGGAACAACGCGGCAACAATATTTCGAAAGTCGGAATGAGAGGAGTAAGTTGACAGGATTGAAGTTGAGTAGGCAGAGTCTGTCCTCTTCATGCTGCAGCCCTCATAGTTGGTACAAGGGTAAAAGGGACAATCCAATGAGCGTAAGCAAGAGCAAAGAATGATGGATCAAGAAACAAGTAAAGCAATCAATTAACTTTTTGCTGGCTTCCATAGCAGAAAATACCAAATCGTGGTGATGAGAAATGAAAAGAAATATGATATCCAAGGAAAAGTTCCCATAAAGTAACCCCTGCAAAGTGCCCTGTGCATTTATGACGCCGAGAGATGATGATCTCTATCTTGCTTTTTCCCCAGCTCTTTCCGGTAGCCAATTGTCCCAAGTGAATATCTCGCCCCGAAAACGCCAGCTGCCTTGATGTGCCCGCGTATGCCTCTTTATCCCATACCAGGAGGCTTCCTCTGCGCCAACTTGTgtcccaacaacaaaagtATCCAACAGAGGCAGTAGTAATGGTATATCCCTGTTCATAGCCCCTCAAAATAGCgataaaaaagaaacatGCTGTGCTCCGTCTGACAGAAAGAGACGGGAGAAACTGCGGGCGCCTTGGCCCGGTTGAACTCGGCGGATGCCCGCATCCCTGACGCTGTGTTGTGTGGGTAGTGCCGTGTACCTTACAGCGACTTCTCCAACATGACCAGGTCTCTGTATCCCTCTTtccacttcttctcctggGCAGCCGTTGGCTTGGGGAGAGGGCTTCTGGCGTAGCCACCATAGCCTAGCCAGCTTTGAAGACCGGATTTGACTCCGACGACTCCGCCTTGAATGGCTGTCCAGTCTCCCTGGGCAACGATCTCTTGCATTTCCTGAGCCTCGGCATGCTTGCCTTGGTTGAAGAGCTCGATCGTGCGGGTGCAGGCCTTGGGAGCGATGTTGGCAAGGCCGGCCAAGATGCCGTGGCCACCAGCCACCAAGGCCTGGATGGAAAAGTCGGCAGAACCAGCGAGGACTAGGAACTCCGGGTTCTTGGGGTCATGGGTCTTGGACCTCTTCCGGGTGGCCGCAGCCACGCGGTTCAGCTTGCCAGTGTTGCCACACGTGAGCTTCACGCCCACGATGTTGTGGTGCTCGGCAAGCTGTACGATGATGTCCGAAGAGAGATCAAGCCCACCCACGGCGCCGGGGAAGTTGTAGATGATGATAGGAATGGGCGAGGCATCTGCCACGGCAGTGAAGTACTTGATGATGGTCTCGGATGCCGGAGCAAAGAGGCTGGCATAGTACGAGGGCGGGAGCACAAGAGCATAATCGCCGCCAGCTTCCCACGCCTCCCGGCAGTACTGGATGGTCTCCCGTGTGCTTTGTGAGCCGCAGCCAACAATGATGGGCATGTGGGAGAATCCCGAGTCGTTCAAGGCCTTCCGTGTGGTCGACGTAACCAGCTGTCTCTCAGCGTGTGTGAGATGGACCGCTTCGCCGTTGGAGCCTTGAGTGGCCAGTCCTGTGACGCCCGCGCGGGCGAGTCGCACTGCATGGCGTGCGATGGTGTCCGTGTCTACATCTTCCGAGCCTTCCTCAAAGAAGCACATGGTTGGGACATAGACGCCTGGCACAAGTGGTCGGGTCATATGGAGGTCGGATGCTTCCGAAGTTGTGCTGTACGAGCTACTGAGGGGCGACTCGTGGCCTGCCATGAGGGATGAGGACCCGACAGGGCGGAAAGGGATTCTGTTGAAGCCGGCAGTGAAGCTGCCACTGGGCGAAGGTGCGTCATTGTGAGGAGCCATTGTGGGGGCTGTAATATGATGATGGTATGACGGGGTGATatggttgtgatggtgagCGAGGGTAGAAGAGAAGAGATGAGGGGAAGATCTTGATATGATTGTGTGTAAGGGTTGGTTGGTAGTGGTTGGGTGAGGtctgggaggatgatggaaaagggaagatggtggttcttggggaggaggctgatATATGTATGTAGAGGCTGATCGTAATGGGATCCGCTTGGTGGAGAGTTGGTCAAGGCCAAGAGAGATGAGGCAGGGAATGGGGGCCCAGTGACGGATGGCTCATGGATGGGTCGATGTCCCAGGGCGGTGATGATTATGGgctttccttttcctctgACTGTCGTCTCGGACGCCTGCTGCAGAAAACGCCCAGGATACTAGCTACTTGCGAGGGCACCAACCCCGAGGTACTGATCGTTGACCAAACCGCGCTGGATGTGAGCAAGCTGAGCCATGAAGTGACTTCGAATTGGCGGGCTATGATTTGTTGCGCAAGACCATATGGCACGCCCACTCGGCGTCGTCGACAAGGATGATGGGCTCGTCAATGGTCACTTTTCTTGGCTCGCCCGACCATGTACCTGAGCACAGTGCGGACTGACGGGCTGCCCCCAGGAGCAAAACCTGGGGTGTTTCTGGAGCCCAGCGGTCCCAGGATCTGGAGAAGCGAATGATTTGCGGGTGTTGTGTGGGGGTTAGCTTGCCAAACCTGACCGGGTACCACTAGAGTCTCGGCAGGGAAATGGTCAGGGCATGGTCAAGGCGCTAGTCCCAGGCGGGAAATACTTCCCTTGGGCCTTGGGATAGACAGACCTCTGGCCGGTATCGATGCGGAGAATTAGTTTCCAGAACATCCATCTGTGTGCCAGTGTATGACAGGCAGTTATGCAAAGGAGCCTCTACCGCCGAACTTGAtgaaagagaagagagagagagaaaccCCTTTTCCTACTTGGACGAGGTGCATCTGCCGGGCAACCACACCTTTGGTCAGCACCTATGACATCGGGTGGCGCCAGACGCCTTTAAGCCTCGTCCGGTGTCTTTTGTTGCCTCGGGTCCCGAGGGCGAGCAAGCAAGGTCAGTATGAAGAGCCAAAAGCCAGGTAAGATCCTATCCCAAAGTGCCCTGTCGACGACATTTACACGATATCTCTAGGCTGATCAGGTGTCCACTGCAAGATCGATTCTTGTCCTGCCAACGCGAATTGATTAGTTATGTGGCCGTGTGGTGAAATTCCACGTATGCTGCTTGACAACGAGACCTGCTCCGAGATGTAAATCATCCTTTCAATTGAGACCATATTTCAACGGGCACCACGGTAGCATTTCACGCGGGGACAGCCGTGTCCTCGTGCACACTTGCTGTGTGGCATTGGCGGCAACAGGTTGCAGTGCGGACTTCTCGCTGTCCCAGATAGAGAAGAGGTTCCAGCTGTTGCTAATTGCATCTACTACGTTATGTTGGGAGCACGGCGTCTGCTGCATGGGTCAGAAATTCTGCCGAATAGATATCGACTAAGTGTTTCCCAATATCTTTTGCCGCGGTCCCGTTGCCCTTCGAGGTCCTTCATCTACAGTATCGTGGAGCACCGGGCAAAAGCTTGGTGGTGCGGTTCCTATTGGCTCGTTGACCCAGTAATTGGCCTTGTAGTTGGTGTTACATCATGGGCCGGCCCTTTCGACCTCCCCACGGCACTGTACCTACCGGCGTCTGTCGACGACAGCGGCGGCGGTCCAAAGAGGCTCAACCACGGAACTGGTGCACAGCAACTGCCAGGTCCAAGCTTGCGATGCGCCATTCCCGGATGTGCGCCGCTCGGAAAGCCTGATTGGGAAATGGCGAGACGACGATGCTGGCGAATGTCGACTGGTTAGCAGCATCACGGCTGGCAGTCCAGCTCG contains:
- a CDS encoding hypothetical protein (EggNog:ENOG503NWVK; COG:L), which codes for MSTFNGLVAEFPDIRVDFFRPRPDLRPPLACFLSHIHSDHLAGLETLRSPFVYCSAATKEMLLRLERFPCRINYAKGILEARVQTYRHLKTLLKPLPLETPTVLELEPGNRIQVTLFNANHCPGAVMFLFEGGGKAALYTGDIRSEPWFVSAIARSPPLIEYSCGLKTLDTIYIDTSFVDDVDFPPKSEGIRELLEKVSKYPTDTIFHFQAWTYGYEDVWIVLSKALKTKIHVDDYKMSIYQSLVAKDTDNRFGTQFHLSHEAPALVGFMCGNTYHSGCLTLDQNVRLHSCEKGNYCPTVQKNLSSVVWIQPIITRLSNGQDIAELGVGGGGEDLQREAELDYLFLEDIGSLLEILCDTEEVSNSMQEHIRHFLLGAVASGRKVPLDLERSALDDKDEIKLADGLHAITKKLKPQNKQHSLNESNAVALPRTITFPYSRHSSFPELCELTDAFKPRDIWPCTVDLRRWIEEDITIEGLFGAQCSDSVFRHDKVILGKRAKLGCASQDMLDTQATTASTESSQRHILEVPAGETELSAVHQQLPVMDANGHSTSALDTQPSPSGSNSDDDVAMDDDIIIREHASFEDFDGIYPHSSQQSITSENALEARINAFQAMLTNTRKPGGKRIELISTTDHHTVLDEELGFNQT
- a CDS encoding hypothetical protein (EggNog:ENOG503P0DV; COG:Q), producing the protein MAVALSSQVLESLLTPGRLVLLSVLFVVVSFIVDISRLPSCPDSLPRVGFGRGLVASVKNWVYYVSRYNDWIADGYEKYNKKGRAFVAPNSPSRPLEIVVPKSQTAWMLEQPDRVLSTKEAHRDSLFNDYQFGVDDQFPIRTIHKHLARNIVNLLPGIEKEVHASIDDVYGTDTENWRTLNIWNSLIGIVSRVTNRMLVGDPLCHNEEFLKNQVAFADAIVRNGLIMNFFPKVFHPIVGPLVTITNRRAWRKTYEIGKPVIEQRLRDMGRIDSGADVQVPEDMLTWLIRQAKAEGAAEELSPVMLSKRLLPVEFAAIHTTVLTASNVLLDLASSDPSLGYIDAIRKETSQALREGNGHWTKDSLANLHLTDSAIKESMRVSYFARCLTHRKVIAPEGVTNPTEGWHAPEGSFLTLDLAGVHLDPEAFPEPEKYDAFRFVKLREQLDPKNPEEAMKIKRLGMVTTSPEHLTFSHGRHACPGRFFVAHELKMILAYLLNNYDIKHIEKRPQNDWVGATVIPPMAATLEVKRRKI
- a CDS encoding hypothetical protein (COG:S; EggNog:ENOG503Q4W6), encoding MRRTASLCMVAVALPWAAAQSTTPASSPPSSPSSSPALASATPIPVIGVRTGIDKVTGKPPARLNINGLWAKGGAQWHLYILALSELQALNETNELSYFAVAGIHGYPHSAWNGVGHVDGAPSNRGFCPHGQILVARAVDIASRYPPDLLPEYMAAAESLRQPYWDWAMNPALPVAATRLNMTVQAPEGRRVIPNPLYTYKFQRLKVEEGFGDSALTHYPQTIRCSRSGGVLNDANESNEGLLLAARDLTGSVYDVFTRVNTYDGMSSSSFENAHNLIHLRAGCNNGTMADINWSAFEPLFMLHHCNVDRLVAMWQTIYYNNSMFTSSALSGGQFGTPANTVITADSPLKPFFRAPSAATTNGNSTLLEFHTSNTVANVSVFGYTYPELPDWSLPAETRAEQVRAKVNALYGDMAGDDGATTLETGPLNRMGKGTTRDYWVVEMSVERGELAGRLPATVSLFIRGESIGRMTLLGMPCEGVARESVPVQDIRVGNGTLKDLDRESVVGYLKREVGIGIKGADGEEVSVGNVPSLGVVVLDMEYAPRTNLSSFPVFNGKVTRWPVEVRQELGVNETRSLRRGVVRWK
- a CDS encoding hypothetical protein (EggNog:ENOG503P0E7; COG:E): MAPHNDAPSPSGSFTAGFNRIPFRPVGSSSLMAGHESPLSSSYSTTSEASDLHMTRPLVPGVYVPTMCFFEEGSEDVDTDTIARHAVRLARAGVTGLATQGSNGEAVHLTHAERQLVTSTTRKALNDSGFSHMPIIVGCGSQSTRETIQYCREAWEAGGDYALVLPPSYYASLFAPASETIIKYFTAVADASPIPIIIYNFPGAVGGLDLSSDIIVQLAEHHNIVGVKLTCGNTGKLNRVAAATRKRSKTHDPKNPEFLVLAGSADFSIQALVAGGHGILAGLANIAPKACTRTIELFNQGKHAEAQEMQEIVAQGDWTAIQGGVVGVKSGLQSWLGYGGYARSPLPKPTAAQEKKWKEGYRDLVMLEKSL